From a region of the Gordonia sp. PP30 genome:
- a CDS encoding class II fumarate hydratase, whose product MTEYRIEHDTMGEVKVPVDALWRAQTQRAVENFPISFRPLERSQIRAMGLLKAACAQVNSDLGLLDETKAEAIIAAATEIADGRHDDQFPIDVFQTGSGTSSNMNANEVIASICARRGVDVHPNDDVNMSQSSNDTFPTATHIAATEGVVRDLVPALQHLADELGVKSDTWRTVVKSGRTHLMDAVPVTLGQEFGGYTRQIEAGIERVQSTLLRVGELPIGGTAVGTGLNAPDGFGTKVVAELQRLTGVEALALAQNNFEAQAARDGLVELSGQLKTVAVSLTKIANDIRWMGSGPLTGLGEIALPDLQPGSSIMPGKVNPVLPEAVTQVAAQVIGNDAAVTWGGGNGAFELNVYIPMMARNVLESITLLANVSRLFADRCISGLVAHEDRLRTLAESSPSIVTPLNSAIGYEEAAAVAKEALKEGKTIRQTVIDRGLIGDALSEEELDRRLDVLKMANLDRER is encoded by the coding sequence ATGACCGAGTACCGCATCGAGCACGACACCATGGGCGAGGTCAAGGTGCCCGTCGACGCCCTCTGGCGGGCGCAGACCCAGCGCGCCGTGGAGAACTTCCCGATCTCGTTCCGTCCGCTGGAACGCTCCCAGATCCGCGCCATGGGCCTGCTCAAGGCGGCCTGCGCACAGGTCAACTCCGACCTCGGGCTGCTCGACGAGACCAAGGCCGAGGCCATCATCGCCGCGGCCACCGAGATCGCCGACGGGCGCCACGACGACCAGTTCCCGATCGACGTGTTCCAGACCGGCTCGGGCACCAGCTCCAACATGAACGCCAACGAGGTGATCGCCTCGATCTGTGCCCGCCGCGGCGTCGACGTGCATCCGAACGACGACGTCAACATGTCGCAGAGTTCCAACGACACCTTCCCCACCGCGACGCACATCGCCGCCACCGAGGGCGTCGTCCGCGATCTGGTCCCCGCCCTGCAACATCTGGCCGACGAACTCGGCGTCAAGTCCGATACGTGGCGCACCGTGGTCAAGAGTGGCCGCACCCACCTGATGGACGCCGTGCCGGTGACCCTCGGCCAGGAGTTCGGCGGCTACACCCGGCAGATCGAGGCCGGTATCGAACGCGTCCAGAGCACACTGCTCCGCGTCGGTGAACTGCCGATCGGCGGCACCGCGGTCGGCACCGGACTCAACGCCCCGGACGGCTTCGGCACCAAGGTGGTCGCCGAGTTGCAGCGCCTCACCGGCGTCGAGGCGCTGGCGCTCGCCCAGAACAACTTCGAGGCGCAGGCCGCGCGCGACGGCCTCGTCGAACTGTCCGGCCAGCTCAAGACGGTCGCGGTCTCGCTGACCAAGATCGCCAACGACATCCGGTGGATGGGCTCCGGCCCGCTCACCGGTCTCGGCGAGATCGCGCTTCCCGACCTGCAGCCGGGCAGTTCGATCATGCCCGGCAAAGTGAATCCCGTCCTCCCCGAGGCCGTGACGCAGGTCGCCGCGCAGGTGATCGGGAACGACGCCGCCGTCACCTGGGGCGGCGGCAACGGCGCCTTCGAACTGAACGTCTACATCCCGATGATGGCGCGCAACGTGCTGGAGTCGATCACCCTGCTGGCGAACGTGTCCCGGCTGTTCGCCGACCGCTGCATCTCCGGGCTGGTGGCGCACGAGGACCGGCTGCGCACCCTCGCCGAGTCGAGCCCCTCGATCGTCACGCCGCTCAACAGCGCCATCGGCTACGAAGAGGCGGCGGCCGTCGCCAAGGAGGCCCTCAAGGAGGGCAAGACCATCCGGCAGACCGTGATCGACCGCGGCCTGATCGGCGACGCCCTCTCCGAGGAGGAACTCGACCGTCGTCTCGACGTGCTGAAGATGGCGAACCTCGACCGCGAGCGGTAG
- a CDS encoding fumarate hydratase codes for MSESAPAPEFLYSDLLPADHDDTPYRLITSEGVSTIEVDGRTFLKVDPEALRKLTAEAIHDISHYLRPAHLRQLRKIIDDPEASGNDRFVALDLLKNVNISAGGVLPMCQDTGTAIVMGKKGEGVLTGVDDGEWISRGVYDAYTKLNLRYSQLAPLTMYDEKNTGTNLPAQVEIYATEQGPKGPEYKFLFMAKGGGSANKSFLFQETKAILNPKKILSFLDEKIRSLGTAACPPYHLAVVIGGTSAEFALKTAKYASAHYLDDLPTEGDMTGHGFRDTALEEEVFKLTQSFGIGAQFGGKYFCHDVRVIRLPRHGASCPVAIAVSCSADRQALGKITADGVFLEQLETDPAQYMPDAGVAEDIEGGAVVEIDLNRPMDEILAELTKYPVKTRLSLTGPLVVARDIAHAKIAERLEAGEPMPEYLKNHPVYYAGPAKTPEGMASGSFGPTTAGRMDSYVEQFQAAGGSLVMLAKGNRSKQVTQACDAHGGFYLGSIGGPAARLALDCIKSQEVIEYPELGMEAVWKIEVENFPAFIVVDDKGNDFFTDPSGAVSVPISGVRIRSKER; via the coding sequence GTGAGTGAATCAGCCCCCGCCCCCGAATTCCTCTACTCCGATCTGCTGCCCGCCGATCACGACGACACCCCGTATCGCCTGATCACCAGCGAGGGCGTCTCGACCATCGAGGTCGACGGCCGGACCTTCCTGAAGGTGGATCCGGAGGCCCTGCGGAAGCTCACCGCGGAGGCGATTCACGACATCAGCCACTACCTGCGCCCGGCCCATCTGCGCCAGCTGCGGAAGATCATCGACGACCCGGAGGCCTCGGGCAACGACCGCTTCGTCGCGCTCGACCTCCTCAAGAACGTCAACATCTCGGCCGGCGGGGTGCTGCCGATGTGCCAGGACACCGGCACCGCGATCGTGATGGGCAAGAAGGGTGAGGGCGTGCTCACCGGCGTCGACGACGGCGAGTGGATCTCCCGCGGCGTCTACGACGCGTACACCAAGCTGAACCTGCGCTACTCGCAGCTCGCACCGCTGACCATGTACGACGAGAAGAACACCGGCACCAACCTGCCCGCGCAGGTGGAGATCTACGCGACCGAGCAGGGCCCGAAGGGACCCGAGTACAAGTTCCTGTTCATGGCCAAGGGCGGCGGCTCGGCCAACAAGTCGTTCCTGTTCCAGGAGACCAAGGCGATCCTGAACCCCAAGAAGATCCTCTCCTTCCTGGACGAGAAGATCCGCTCGCTGGGCACCGCGGCCTGCCCGCCGTACCACCTCGCCGTGGTGATCGGCGGCACCTCCGCCGAGTTCGCGCTCAAGACCGCCAAGTACGCCTCGGCGCACTACCTGGACGATCTGCCGACCGAGGGCGACATGACCGGTCACGGTTTCCGCGACACCGCGCTGGAGGAGGAGGTCTTCAAGCTGACCCAGTCCTTCGGCATCGGTGCGCAGTTCGGCGGCAAGTACTTCTGCCACGACGTCCGCGTGATCCGGCTGCCGCGCCACGGCGCGTCGTGCCCGGTAGCGATCGCGGTGTCGTGCTCGGCCGACCGCCAGGCGCTCGGCAAGATCACCGCCGACGGCGTCTTCCTGGAGCAGTTGGAGACCGATCCGGCGCAGTACATGCCCGACGCCGGTGTCGCCGAGGACATCGAGGGCGGCGCCGTGGTCGAGATCGACCTGAACCGGCCGATGGACGAGATCCTCGCCGAACTCACCAAGTACCCGGTCAAGACCCGGCTGTCGCTGACCGGCCCTCTGGTGGTGGCGCGCGACATCGCGCACGCGAAGATCGCCGAGCGCCTCGAGGCAGGCGAGCCGATGCCCGAGTACCTGAAGAACCACCCGGTGTACTACGCGGGCCCGGCGAAGACCCCCGAGGGCATGGCGTCGGGATCGTTCGGCCCGACCACCGCCGGCCGCATGGATTCGTACGTCGAACAGTTCCAGGCCGCCGGCGGTTCGCTGGTGATGCTCGCCAAGGGCAACCGCTCCAAGCAGGTCACCCAGGCCTGCGACGCGCATGGCGGCTTCTACCTGGGCTCCATCGGCGGCCCCGCCGCCCGCCTGGCACTGGACTGCATCAAGAGCCAGGAAGTGATCGAGTACCCCGAACTCGGCATGGAGGCCGTCTGGAAGATCGAGGTGGAGAACTTCCCCGCCTTCATCGTCGTCGACGACAAGGGCAACGACTTCTTCACCGATCCCTCGGGCGCCGTGAGCGTCCCGATCTCCGGCGTCCGGATCCGCTCCAAGGAGCGCTGA
- a CDS encoding trimeric intracellular cation channel family protein — MTGINDAASTLHHIGELAGVVAFAASGALTAVRRHLDVVGIMLLSVATSLGGGVIRDVMIGNTPPSAFTNMQYLICALIAGAVVCVWHPPFRYTRWPLDITDAIGLGLFAVTGTVIAYSAGLNAPGSALLGMTTAIGGGAIRDVLTGQVPSVLLPQQHLYAIPALLCSSTVAALLRFAHYQPWMGLACAAMATAVRLASLRFSWHGPQPWYVARWRRDRL; from the coding sequence GTGACGGGAATCAATGATGCGGCGTCGACGCTCCACCACATCGGCGAGCTGGCCGGAGTGGTGGCCTTCGCGGCGTCCGGGGCGCTCACAGCGGTGCGCCGGCACCTGGACGTCGTCGGCATCATGCTGCTGTCGGTGGCGACGTCGCTCGGCGGCGGTGTGATCCGCGACGTCATGATCGGTAATACGCCGCCGAGCGCGTTCACCAACATGCAGTACCTGATCTGCGCGTTGATCGCCGGGGCCGTGGTGTGCGTCTGGCATCCGCCGTTCCGCTACACCCGCTGGCCGCTGGACATCACCGATGCGATCGGCCTCGGCCTGTTCGCGGTGACCGGCACCGTCATCGCCTACAGTGCGGGCCTCAACGCGCCCGGATCGGCGCTGCTCGGTATGACCACGGCGATCGGTGGCGGTGCGATCCGCGACGTGCTCACCGGTCAGGTGCCGAGCGTGTTGCTGCCTCAGCAGCACCTGTACGCGATCCCCGCGCTGCTCTGCTCCTCGACGGTCGCCGCGCTGCTCCGCTTCGCGCATTACCAGCCGTGGATGGGCCTGGCGTGCGCCGCGATGGCCACCGCGGTGCGGCTGGCGTCCCTGCGGTTCAGCTGGCACGGCCCGCAACCGTGGTACGTGGCGCGGTGGCGGCGCGATCGCCTCTGA
- a CDS encoding alkaline phosphatase family protein, translated as MGSDQIAGMNRREFMRRVGAVGGTALLTSWAAPIIEKAYASADPAGTGGLHDIEHIVLFMQENRSFDHYFGTYSGVRGFADAGDALKQHGWAPGKGPTRTGYTLPFRLNTQHDASLDGSCINDPDHSWQGMHEALHGGRNDRWLPMSIKAVGPNNAPALMGYYEREDIPVHRLLAETFTLCDNYHCSVLGPTDPNRLYWMSATLDPDGTHGGPLLTTPTIIPKNAYSWRTMPENLRDAGVSWKIYNNRDLGPISSVILDGMMGCFKQAQDPKSELYRRGIAPTYPDGFAQDVKNNRLPKVSWVIPPVMNCEHPALPAALGAVGIVQLLDILTSNPAVWEKTALIISYDENGGFYDHVVPPTAPPGTPGEYVTVKNLANVDGAKGIRGPIGLGYRVPGLVISPYSRGGLVASETFDHTSQLRLIERRFGVDVPNLTKWRRSVTGDMTSAFDFARKPNAARPHLGDPVPEMKNSLVQCGPNIALGTAGMGIAYPVPPNRMPRQQPGTRRAPSGVV; from the coding sequence ATGGGGTCAGATCAGATCGCCGGGATGAACCGGCGGGAGTTCATGCGGCGCGTGGGTGCCGTCGGCGGTACCGCTCTGCTCACGTCGTGGGCGGCGCCGATCATCGAGAAGGCGTACGCGTCGGCCGACCCGGCCGGGACCGGCGGCCTGCACGACATCGAGCACATCGTGCTCTTCATGCAGGAGAACCGGTCGTTCGATCACTACTTCGGCACGTACTCCGGCGTCCGGGGCTTCGCCGACGCCGGTGACGCGCTCAAACAGCACGGCTGGGCACCCGGTAAGGGCCCCACCCGCACCGGCTACACGCTCCCCTTCCGGCTGAACACCCAGCACGACGCGTCGCTCGACGGCTCGTGCATCAACGACCCCGACCACTCGTGGCAGGGCATGCACGAGGCCCTCCACGGCGGGCGCAACGACCGCTGGCTGCCGATGTCGATCAAGGCGGTCGGGCCGAACAACGCACCCGCGCTGATGGGGTACTACGAGCGCGAGGACATCCCCGTGCACCGGCTGCTCGCCGAGACCTTCACGCTCTGCGACAACTACCACTGCTCGGTGCTCGGTCCCACCGATCCCAACCGCCTGTACTGGATGAGCGCCACCCTCGATCCGGACGGCACGCACGGCGGCCCGCTGCTGACCACGCCGACGATCATCCCGAAGAACGCCTACAGCTGGCGGACCATGCCGGAGAACCTGCGCGACGCCGGCGTCAGCTGGAAGATCTACAACAACCGCGATCTGGGCCCGATCTCGTCGGTGATCCTGGACGGCATGATGGGCTGCTTCAAGCAGGCACAGGACCCGAAGTCCGAGCTCTACCGGCGCGGCATCGCGCCCACCTACCCGGACGGTTTCGCCCAGGACGTCAAGAACAACCGGCTGCCGAAGGTCTCCTGGGTCATCCCACCGGTGATGAACTGCGAACACCCGGCGCTGCCGGCCGCCCTGGGCGCCGTCGGCATCGTGCAGCTGCTCGACATCCTGACCTCCAATCCGGCGGTCTGGGAGAAGACCGCGCTGATCATCAGCTACGACGAGAACGGCGGCTTCTACGACCACGTGGTCCCACCGACCGCGCCGCCCGGCACCCCCGGCGAGTACGTCACCGTCAAGAACCTGGCGAACGTGGACGGCGCCAAGGGCATCCGCGGCCCGATCGGTCTGGGCTATCGCGTCCCCGGTCTGGTGATCTCGCCGTATTCGCGCGGCGGCCTGGTCGCGTCGGAGACCTTCGATCACACCTCCCAGCTGCGGCTCATCGAGCGCCGCTTCGGCGTCGACGTCCCGAATCTGACGAAGTGGCGGCGCAGCGTGACCGGCGACATGACGTCGGCGTTCGACTTCGCCCGCAAGCCGAACGCCGCGCGCCCGCACCTCGGCGATCCGGTCCCCGAGATGAAGAACTCGCTGGTTCAGTGCGGGCCCAACATCGCCCTGGGCACCGCCGGAATGGGTATCGCCTACCCGGTACCGCCGAACCGGATGCCGCGCCAGCAGCCGGGCACGCGGCGCGCGCCCTCGGGCGTCGTCTGA
- the glpX gene encoding class II fructose-bisphosphatase, whose translation MSKQAPDRNLAMELVRVTEAAALAAGRWVGRGDKNAGDGAAVDAMRELLSTVSMRGVVVIGEGEKDEAPMLYNGEEVGNGEGPEVDVAVDPIDGTTLMAEGRPNSIAVIAVSERGTMYDPSAVFYMNKIAVGPEAKGAIDITQPVAWNINSVAAAKGIDVADLTVVVLDRPRHAELIREIREAGAKIRLISDGDVAGAIAAAGDYSTVDMLMGIGGTPEGIITAVAMKCMGGEIQGQLWPKDDAERQKAIDAGHDLDMVLTNDILVRGDNSFFCATGVTNGDMLRGVTYRPNGATTRSLVMRSKSGTVRNVEARHQTAKLREFARLDL comes from the coding sequence ATGTCGAAGCAAGCCCCGGACCGCAACCTGGCCATGGAACTCGTCCGCGTGACCGAGGCCGCTGCTCTCGCGGCCGGCCGCTGGGTCGGCCGCGGCGACAAGAACGCCGGTGACGGTGCCGCCGTCGACGCCATGCGCGAGCTGCTGTCGACGGTGTCCATGCGGGGCGTCGTGGTGATCGGCGAGGGCGAGAAGGACGAGGCCCCGATGCTGTACAACGGCGAAGAGGTGGGCAACGGCGAGGGCCCCGAGGTCGACGTCGCCGTCGACCCGATCGACGGCACCACGCTGATGGCCGAGGGCCGCCCCAACTCGATCGCGGTGATCGCCGTCTCCGAGCGCGGCACCATGTACGACCCGTCGGCCGTCTTCTACATGAACAAGATCGCCGTCGGCCCGGAAGCCAAGGGCGCCATCGACATCACCCAGCCGGTCGCCTGGAACATCAACTCGGTGGCCGCCGCCAAGGGCATCGACGTGGCCGACCTCACCGTCGTCGTGCTCGACCGTCCCCGCCACGCCGAGCTGATCCGCGAGATCCGCGAGGCCGGCGCCAAGATCCGCCTGATCTCCGACGGCGACGTCGCCGGTGCGATCGCCGCCGCCGGTGACTACAGCACCGTCGACATGCTGATGGGTATCGGCGGCACCCCCGAGGGCATCATCACCGCCGTCGCTATGAAGTGCATGGGCGGCGAGATCCAGGGCCAGCTGTGGCCGAAGGACGACGCCGAGCGGCAGAAGGCGATCGACGCCGGCCACGACCTCGACATGGTGCTCACCAACGACATCCTGGTCCGCGGCGACAACTCGTTCTTCTGCGCCACCGGCGTCACCAACGGCGACATGCTGCGCGGCGTCACCTACCGTCCGAACGGCGCCACCACCCGCTCGCTGGTGATGCGCTCCAAGTCGGGCACCGTGCGCAACGTCGAGGCCCGCCACCAGACCGCCAAGCTGCGCGAGTTCGCCCGCCTCGACCTCTGA
- a CDS encoding DUF4245 domain-containing protein, translating to MQDSRDMVWSLIPLLAICAVFAAIAGLSQCSFSGDAAKQNIPHFDSAAGFKADARTMPFPIREPAVPAAWIANSGSTTDVGSSLASNVGWITAQKDGNFVQLTQSGATEEQLARSLGGDSVTGTGDKTIAGHHWIAYLDTEKNNKVWITDLGDVRIAVLSSGAEDDMTVLAKAVLAASPLPRDQ from the coding sequence ATGCAAGACAGCCGGGACATGGTGTGGTCGCTGATCCCGCTGCTCGCGATCTGTGCGGTCTTCGCCGCGATCGCCGGACTCAGCCAGTGCAGTTTCTCCGGTGATGCCGCCAAACAGAACATCCCGCATTTCGACAGCGCCGCGGGATTCAAGGCGGACGCGCGGACCATGCCGTTCCCGATCCGCGAGCCGGCGGTCCCCGCCGCGTGGATCGCGAACTCCGGTTCCACCACCGATGTCGGCAGTTCGCTGGCCAGCAACGTCGGCTGGATCACCGCGCAGAAGGACGGCAACTTCGTTCAGCTGACCCAGTCCGGCGCCACCGAGGAACAGCTGGCGCGCTCCCTCGGCGGGGACTCGGTGACCGGTACCGGCGACAAGACCATCGCCGGCCACCACTGGATCGCCTACCTGGACACCGAGAAGAACAACAAGGTGTGGATCACCGACCTCGGCGACGTCCGGATCGCGGTGCTGAGTTCAGGCGCCGAGGACGACATGACCGTGCTCGCGAAGGCCGTGCTCGCCGCGTCGCCGCTGCCGCGGGATCAGTAG
- a CDS encoding exodeoxyribonuclease VII small subunit, with protein MTDQAPVESLGYEAARDELAQVVATLEHGGLGLDESLALWERGEALATHCQAQLQGAAERIEAALNSDD; from the coding sequence GTGACCGACCAGGCACCCGTGGAATCACTCGGCTACGAGGCCGCCCGCGACGAGCTCGCCCAGGTGGTGGCGACGCTGGAGCACGGCGGATTGGGCCTCGACGAGTCGCTGGCTCTGTGGGAGCGCGGCGAAGCCCTCGCCACCCACTGTCAGGCGCAGTTGCAGGGCGCCGCCGAGCGCATCGAGGCCGCGCTGAACAGCGACGACTAG
- the xseA gene encoding exodeoxyribonuclease VII large subunit — MTGDSAPNTAENPWPVRTLSFKLAEWIHRLGQVWVEGQLTQVNARPGTRTAFLTLRDPAADISISLTCDPDLLRRSEVPLTEGARVVVYGRPSFYAGRGTLSLRVTDIRPVGIGQLLARIERIKSLLAAEGLFDARRKRPLPFLPHTIGLISGRGSAAQRDVIAVATARWGHVRVRLSETPVQGPLAVPAIVEQLELLDADPHVEVIVIARGGGSVEDLLPFSDETLLRAVAACRTPVVSAIGHEPDNPLLDLVADVRAATPTDAAKRVVPEVEAELAGIEALRNRSAHALRNWVTREQRLIDGLRARPVLARPLRLVDEQRAAVDRLTGDLRRSVRHHLTVEQHRHAQLSARLATLGPAQTLARGYAVVQRLDDDAPHAVSSVDQLPSGARVRIRVADGAARAVVEQEGHP, encoded by the coding sequence ATGACCGGTGACTCCGCGCCCAACACGGCGGAGAACCCCTGGCCGGTCCGCACCCTCAGCTTCAAGCTCGCCGAATGGATCCACCGCCTCGGCCAGGTCTGGGTCGAGGGTCAGCTGACGCAGGTCAACGCCCGGCCGGGCACCCGCACCGCGTTCCTCACGCTGCGCGACCCGGCCGCGGACATCTCGATCTCGCTCACCTGCGACCCGGACCTGCTGCGGCGCAGCGAGGTGCCGCTGACCGAGGGCGCCCGCGTGGTGGTCTACGGCCGCCCCAGCTTCTACGCCGGGCGCGGCACCCTGTCGCTGCGGGTCACCGACATCCGCCCGGTCGGCATCGGCCAGCTGCTCGCCCGTATCGAGCGGATCAAGTCGCTGCTGGCCGCCGAGGGACTGTTCGACGCCCGGCGCAAGCGGCCGCTCCCCTTCCTGCCGCACACCATCGGCCTGATCAGCGGCCGCGGCAGCGCCGCGCAGCGCGACGTGATCGCCGTGGCCACCGCCCGCTGGGGCCACGTGCGGGTGCGCCTGAGTGAGACGCCGGTACAGGGCCCCCTCGCGGTCCCGGCCATCGTCGAACAACTGGAACTGCTCGACGCCGACCCGCACGTCGAGGTGATCGTGATCGCCCGCGGCGGCGGCAGCGTCGAAGACCTGCTGCCGTTCTCCGACGAGACGCTGCTGCGCGCCGTCGCCGCGTGCCGCACGCCGGTGGTCAGCGCGATCGGCCACGAACCGGACAATCCACTGCTCGATCTGGTCGCCGATGTCCGCGCCGCCACCCCGACCGATGCCGCCAAACGCGTGGTGCCCGAGGTCGAGGCCGAACTCGCCGGCATCGAGGCGCTCCGCAACCGCAGCGCGCACGCCCTGCGCAACTGGGTCACCCGGGAACAGCGGCTGATCGACGGCCTGCGCGCGCGGCCCGTCCTCGCCCGGCCGCTGCGCCTGGTCGACGAACAACGTGCGGCCGTCGACCGGCTCACCGGTGACCTGCGCCGCTCCGTCCGGCACCACCTCACCGTCGAGCAGCACCGGCACGCACAGCTGTCGGCGCGCCTCGCGACCCTGGGGCCCGCGCAGACGCTGGCGCGCGGTTACGCCGTCGTGCAGCGGCTCGACGACGACGCGCCGCACGCGGTGAGCAGTGTCGATCAACTACCGTCCGGGGCGCGGGTGCGTATCCGGGTGGCCGACGGGGCCGCGCGCGCCGTCGTCGAACAGGAAGGACACCCGTGA
- a CDS encoding lipid droplet-associated protein, with translation MRRPPYPARVAAGVLVTTLDETKRLPTRIITFPMSAVSRGLQMGMRIQQNIAEMAIKGDEFFAPFCDQPEEQPSWARFDDDEAVISLPEPEPAPPTTLAKAAATAPPAAKKTARKPARQAAPVPATTALDAEPPSATAGRFALYSSPPADAAPAPGPDAAAKPAPAADAPAIAETLEYDGLTLAQLRAKLRGLSTDDLEALAAYERAGRNRTPFVTMIDNRIASHQKKSSPSA, from the coding sequence ATGAGACGTCCTCCGTATCCCGCTCGCGTGGCCGCCGGCGTGCTGGTGACCACCCTCGACGAGACCAAGCGGTTGCCGACCCGGATCATCACCTTCCCGATGTCCGCGGTGAGCCGCGGGCTGCAGATGGGCATGCGGATCCAGCAGAACATCGCGGAGATGGCGATCAAGGGCGACGAGTTCTTCGCCCCCTTCTGCGATCAGCCGGAGGAACAGCCGTCGTGGGCCCGGTTCGACGACGACGAGGCCGTCATCAGCCTGCCCGAGCCCGAGCCGGCCCCGCCGACGACACTCGCCAAGGCAGCCGCGACCGCGCCGCCCGCCGCGAAGAAGACCGCCCGCAAACCGGCCCGCCAGGCCGCGCCGGTACCGGCGACGACGGCCCTCGATGCCGAGCCGCCGTCGGCCACCGCGGGACGCTTCGCGCTCTACAGCTCGCCGCCGGCCGACGCCGCGCCCGCCCCGGGGCCGGACGCAGCCGCGAAGCCCGCACCGGCCGCCGACGCGCCGGCGATCGCGGAGACCCTCGAGTACGACGGCCTCACCCTCGCCCAGCTGCGCGCCAAGCTGCGCGGTCTGTCCACCGACGATCTCGAGGCCCTGGCCGCGTACGAGCGGGCCGGCCGCAACCGCACCCCGTTCGTCACGATGATCGACAACCGGATCGCCAGCCACCAGAAGAAGTCGAGCCCGTCGGCGTGA
- a CDS encoding 4-hydroxy-3-methylbut-2-enyl diphosphate reductase, with product MADTDHFPSQDSPKRVLLASPRGYCAGVDRAVETVERALDKHGAPVYVRKEIVHNRHVVDTLAERGAIFVSETDEVPEGAIVVFSAHGVSPEVHATAERRNLKTIDATCPLVTKVHQEAKRFARDDYDILLIGHEGHEEVEGTAGEAPQHIQLVDGPDHVDDVQVRDEAKLVWLSQTTLSVDETMETVKRLRERFPLLNDPPSDDICYATQNRQGAVKAMAPDCDLVIVVGSKNSSNSVRLVEVALQNGAQASYLVDYAREMDLAWLDGVSTVGVTSGASVPEVLVRGVLDLLAEHGFTQVDTVTTAEETLTFALPRELRPARNSS from the coding sequence ATGGCCGATACCGATCATTTCCCGTCGCAAGACTCGCCCAAGCGCGTCCTGCTCGCCTCGCCGCGCGGCTACTGCGCCGGAGTCGACCGGGCGGTGGAAACCGTCGAGCGCGCACTCGACAAGCACGGCGCCCCGGTGTATGTCCGCAAGGAGATCGTGCACAACCGGCATGTGGTCGACACGCTCGCCGAACGCGGTGCCATCTTCGTCAGCGAGACCGACGAGGTGCCGGAAGGCGCCATCGTCGTCTTCTCGGCGCACGGGGTGTCGCCGGAGGTGCACGCCACCGCCGAGCGCCGGAACCTCAAGACGATCGACGCCACCTGCCCGCTGGTCACCAAGGTGCACCAGGAGGCCAAGCGCTTCGCCCGCGACGACTACGACATCCTGCTGATCGGCCACGAGGGCCATGAAGAGGTGGAGGGCACCGCCGGGGAGGCACCGCAGCACATCCAGTTGGTCGACGGCCCCGATCATGTCGACGACGTGCAGGTGCGCGACGAGGCCAAACTGGTGTGGCTCTCCCAGACCACGCTGTCGGTGGACGAGACGATGGAGACCGTCAAGCGGCTGCGTGAGCGCTTCCCGCTGCTCAACGACCCGCCGTCGGACGACATCTGCTACGCCACCCAGAACCGGCAGGGTGCGGTGAAGGCGATGGCCCCGGACTGCGATCTGGTGATCGTCGTCGGATCCAAGAACTCGTCGAACTCGGTGCGCCTGGTGGAGGTGGCGCTGCAGAACGGTGCGCAGGCGTCGTACCTGGTCGATTACGCGCGCGAGATGGACCTGGCCTGGCTGGACGGGGTGTCGACCGTGGGGGTGACGTCCGGCGCGTCGGTGCCCGAGGTGCTGGTGCGCGGCGTGCTCGACCTGCTGGCCGAACACGGCTTCACCCAGGTCGACACCGTCACGACGGCGGAGGAGACGCTGACCTTCGCGCTTCCGCGCGAGCTGCGCCCGGCCCGGAACTCGTCCTAG